The following DNA comes from Corallococcus exiguus.
TTGTGCGCGCGAAGCGGCCTGCGCTCGCGAATGGCCTGGACAGGCCCGTGCGTATCATCTCGGCGCTGTTCCTGGTGCTCGTGGTGCTCGCGGCGACGCTCAAGGAGCGGGATCAGCTGAGCACGTACTTCCAGAGCGTGGGGCTCGCGGCGCTTGCCTTCAACCTGGCCAGCATGGCGGTGGGTTTCGTGGTGCCCATCCTGCTGCGTGTCGAGCGCAAGCAGGCGGTGGCGATCGCGATGGAGGTCGGCATCCACAACGGCACGCTCGCCATCGCCATTGCCTCCAGCCCCCGGTTGCTCAACGACGGCGTGATGGCCATTCCCGCGGCCATCTACAGCGTCATCATGTTCTTCACCGCCGGAGTCTTCGGCGCCCTGGTCGCCCGGAGACTGGCCACGAGCGCGACCGCGGAGGAGCTGCAGCCGCGCAGGGCTCCGTGAACGTCCTTGCCCGTGCACGGCTGAAGCACTGACACGACAGGCCTGCTCCCCCAGGACACCTCACGAGGGAACAGGCCCGTTCACGACGACCGCTGGATTACACCTGCCGCGGGTCGCTCAGTACGTGCAGCGCAGGACCTGGCGGTAGGTGCCGCACTGGCTGAAGTCCGTCGTGCCTGCGGGCTTCGAGTGGTAGCAGGCGGAGACGGCGGGGTCGCAGGGCGCGCTGGGCCAGACGTCGTAGGCGTCGCCGTCGGTGAGCGCGAACTCCGTCACGCGCGCCACCAGCCGGGCGGTCTTCTGCATCGTCGCGCCGTTGTCGCCGCCAGCGCTGAAGGCGAGCGGGACCGTGTGCGGGTCGATGGCCTCGTGCAGCTTCGTGTACGTCCAGTCGAGCTTGTAGTTGGGCCGGCCGTAGACGGACGGGATGCCGTCCGGCGCCGTGACGGAGAGCCAGTCGGTGTAGCCGGCGACCGAGGCGTGGCCCCGGTAGATGAGGTTTTCGTTGCCCTGGACGACGTAGCGGGGAGTGACCGCCTCGTCGATCCAGATGCCCGAGTCGCCGCGGAAGTCGTAGAAGCGCGGGGCCACCACGATGCGCGCGGTATACGAGCGCGGCGTGCCCGTGTTGGTGGTGACCTTGACGAAGAGCGGCAGGCCCGAGAGCATCGTGTTGAGCTCGTGCCCTTCGTGGAGGACGATCTCGAACCGGCGCTCGCTGATGACGTTCGCGTCGCCGAAGGCGTCGTCCGGAACGAAGCTGAGGACGTCCGCGAGGTAGCGGTTCGCGGTGGCGCGGATGACGAGCGCGCGGACGCCGTCACGCTGCTCGAAGGTGCCGAGCGTCTCGAAGCTCAGCTCGTTGTTGCCCACCGTGGCGTAGAGGCGGGTCGCCGTCTCCGCGGCGGTGCTGACGCCCAGCTCCTCCTGGGACTCGGATTCGATGGGGGTGTTGTCACAGGCCGCGAGCGCGGTGAGGCAGGTCAATGCAAGGGCACGTAGATGCATGGGGGGATCTCCAGGTGAAGCATTATCTGTATCACACGCCCCTGACACCGCCCCTGACTGGGATTGTGCCAGCCTTGTCACAAGACACTCGTCACGGCTCTTCCTCCCGGTGGGGGAATGGGGTCCACTTGGCGCCCCTCCACGAACGGGTGCCTGCTCCATGACGAAGAAGACGGCTGCTTCCGATGTGAACCCGACGGGTCTCTCCCGCCGCACGCTCCTCGGGGCCGCGGCGGCAGTGACGGGGGCGCTGGCCGCCCGTGATGCGCGCGCCGCCACGTCGACCGCCGCCGCGCCCGGGGCCTTCGCGCTCGAGGAGGCGACCGTCGCGGAGCTGCGCGCGGGCCTGGAGTCCGGCAAGCACACCGCGCGGGGGCTGACGGAGGCCTACCTTGGGCGCATCCGTGCGCTCGACCGCACCGGGGACCTGCCGTTGTGTTCGGTCATCGAGCTGAACCCCGACGCGCTCACGCTGGCCGACGCGCTGGACGCCGAGCGCAAGGCGAAGGGCGCGCGCGGGCCGCTGCACGGCATCCCCGTGCTCATCAAGGACAACATCGCCACGGCGGACAAGATGCAGACCACCGCGGGCTCGCTCGCGCTGGTGGGCGCCGTTCCCCCGCGTGACGCCTTCATCGTGGATCGGCTGCGCGCCGCCGGCGCCGTCCTGCTGGGCAAGACGAACCTCAGCGAGTGGGCCAACTTCCGCTCCACGCACTCGATGAGCGGCTGGAGCGGCCGTGGCGGCCTGTGCCGCAATCCCTATGCGCTCGACCGGACCCCTTCCGGTTCAAGCTCCGGTTCGGGCGCGGCCACCGCGGCCAGCTTCTGCGCCGTGTCGGTGGGCACGGAGACGGACGGCTCCATCGTCTCACCCGCGTCCGCGTGTGCGCTGGTGGGTTTGAAGCCCACGGTGGGGCTCGTCAGCCGCGCGGGCATCATCCCCATCTCCTCGACCCAGGACACCGCGGGTCCCATGACGCGCACCGTGGCGGACGCCGCGGCGCTGCTGAGCGTGCTCGCGGGCGAGGACCCACGCGACGCGGCCACCGCCGCGGGCAAGGGCCGCGCCCACCCGGACTACACGAAGTTCCTCGACCCCCAGGGGCTCAAGGGTGCGCGCATCGGTGTGCCGCGCGAGCGGTTCTTTGGCTACCACCCGGCCACGGACGCGGTCGTGGAGCGCGCGCTCGAAGTGATGAAGGCGCAAGGGGCCGTGCTGGTGGATCCGGTGGTGCTGCCCAACATGGCGAAGCTCGACGAGCCTGAGTTGGAAGTGATGCTGTATGAGTTCAAGGCGGGCCTGGAGGCCTGGCTCGCACAGCTGGGGGAGGGCGCCCCCGTGCGGACGCTCGCGGACCTCATCGCCTTCAACGAGAAGAACCGCGAGCGCGAGATGCCCTACTTCGGTCAGGAGCTGCTGCTCCAGGCGCAGAAGAAGGGCCCGCTCACGGACACCGCCTACAAGAAGGCGCTCGCGGCGTGCCGCCGGTACTCGCGCGCCGAGGGCCTGGACGCGGTGATGAACAAGCACAAGTTGGATGCGCTCGTGGCTCCGACGCAGGCCCCGGCGGGGCCCATCGACCTGGTGCTGGGCGACCACTGGCTGGGCAGCAGCTCCACGCCCGCCGCCGTGTCTGGCTATCCGACAATCACGGTGCCCGCGGGCGATGTGTACGGGCTGCCGGTGGGGGTGTCCTTCATCGGCCGGGCCTGGAGTGAGCCCGTGTTGCTCAAGCTCGCCTACGCCTACGAGCAGGCCTCGCACGCGCGGCGCAAGCCTGGATTCGTCCGGAGCGTGGACCTGCGCGGCGCGTAGGGGAGGGCGGAGGCTTCGGCCGCTACATGAAGCCGAAGCCCTTCTTGACGAGCAGCTTTCTGGAGGAGCTCGCCTTCACGGTGGTGAGCTCGATGGTGTCTTCGCTCACGCCGGTGACGTCCTCCTTCAGCTCACCGACGAACTTACCGTACTCCCCCGTCTTGGGATTCAGGACCAGGATGGAGACGATCTCGTCGTAGCCGTAGATGTCGAACTTGCACGACATCCCTCCCATGCTTCCACATTTGAGCTTGATCTGGATCGCCGCGTTCGTGGCGAAGCTGTCCAGGACGCCCCGGGCCGCCAGACAACTGTAGATCTTGATGGTGATCGCCTTGTCGGT
Coding sequences within:
- a CDS encoding amidase, with protein sequence MTKKTAASDVNPTGLSRRTLLGAAAAVTGALAARDARAATSTAAAPGAFALEEATVAELRAGLESGKHTARGLTEAYLGRIRALDRTGDLPLCSVIELNPDALTLADALDAERKAKGARGPLHGIPVLIKDNIATADKMQTTAGSLALVGAVPPRDAFIVDRLRAAGAVLLGKTNLSEWANFRSTHSMSGWSGRGGLCRNPYALDRTPSGSSSGSGAATAASFCAVSVGTETDGSIVSPASACALVGLKPTVGLVSRAGIIPISSTQDTAGPMTRTVADAAALLSVLAGEDPRDAATAAGKGRAHPDYTKFLDPQGLKGARIGVPRERFFGYHPATDAVVERALEVMKAQGAVLVDPVVLPNMAKLDEPELEVMLYEFKAGLEAWLAQLGEGAPVRTLADLIAFNEKNREREMPYFGQELLLQAQKKGPLTDTAYKKALAACRRYSRAEGLDAVMNKHKLDALVAPTQAPAGPIDLVLGDHWLGSSSTPAAVSGYPTITVPAGDVYGLPVGVSFIGRAWSEPVLLKLAYAYEQASHARRKPGFVRSVDLRGA